The proteins below come from a single Vitis vinifera cultivar Pinot Noir 40024 chromosome 9, ASM3070453v1 genomic window:
- the LOC109123233 gene encoding uncharacterized protein LOC109123233, with the protein MLLKPIGQEEIVPGQTTVKDSSIYGELGQGNRGAENCAISEQRMDSHVHLIYGKSSFVKKNDYLLESGSQSNSEISTSHLNTSLLSEETSKLSEGNYGGSGSHHEGDVSSKLVVSSSAELCGESHTTENVECAIRVHGKDLNARDHVPISTPSESTQIRILNAVFRQSGIHNFDSDVPVVEVRNVKLNTDLSNMEHEVDGSLLIGECSRENEDDSASFGLIAMAVDSSSEHDMMPFILNEGKVKELTLWLFEEAKK; encoded by the coding sequence ATGCTATTAAAACCTATTGGGCAGGAAGAAATTGTTCCAGGTCAGACTACTGTCAAGGACTCAAGTATCTATGGTGAGTTGGGTCAGGGCAACAGAGGTGCAGAAAATTGTGCCATATCAGAGCAGAGAATGGACTCTCATGTGCACCTGATTTATGGAAAGAGCAGTTTtgtgaagaaaaatgattatttgttgGAAAGTGGGAGCCAATCGAATAGTGAGATTTCAACCAGTCACTTGAACACTTCTCTGTTATCTGAGGAAACCAGTAAACTTTCTGAAGGTAATTATGGTGGAAGTGGAAGCCATCACGAGGGAGATGTTTCTAGTAAGCTTGTGGTATCTTCTTCAGCTGAATTGTGCGGGGAATCACATACAACTGAAAATGTAGAATGTGCAATTAGAGTTCATGGAAAAGATTTAAATGCTAGAGACCATGTTCCAATTTCCACTCCATCTGAGTCTACTCAAATACGCATTCTAAATGCAGTCTTCAGGCAGAGTGGTATTCATAACTTTGATTCAGATGTTCCTGTTGTTGAGGTGCGGAATGTGAAGTTGAATACTGATTTGAGTAATATGGAACATGAGGTTGATGGGTCCTTGCTTATTGGTGAATGTAGCAGAGAAAATGAGGATGATAGTGCTAGCTTTGGATTGATTGCTATGGCAGTGGATTCTTCTTCTGAACATGATATGATGCCTTTTATATTAAATGAAGGCAAGGTAAAAGAATTAACTTTATGGTTGTTTGAAGAAGCGAAGAAGTAG
- the LOC109123234 gene encoding putative disease resistance protein RGA3, producing the protein MADALLYIVLDRLGSLIQQQIHQEVSLVVGVETDIQSLTDTLQIVRANFADAEKRQVKDELVKVWLQKLKDIAYQMDDVLDEWSTSLLKSQIERAESPSMSKKKVSSCIPSPCICFKRVAGRRDIALKIKDIKRQVDDTANQSSRFNFTSRFSNEEPQKLITISAVEISEVWGRDKDRDTILRQLLGKSCEQNLGLYTISVVGMGGIGKTTLAQLAFNHDEVKAHFDKRIWVCVSDPFVPIRILRAILEALQGQSSDLHDPEALQQKIQESIDGKKFLLVLDDVWTKDYQLWEQLKNCLKCGGGGSRILVTTRNESVARMMRSTYMHSLGSLPLEQCRALFSQIAFWGESNDKIEELEEIGKKIADKCKGLPLAVKALGSLMRSKNNKEDWENVLNSEMWELDVFEETLSPALLLSYYDLPPPLKLCFSYCAVFPKDRTIQIDDLIKLWMAQSYLNSKAGREMETVGREYFENLAARSFFQDFEKDVEGNIVRCKMHDIVHDFAQFLTNNECLIVEDDCENLKTNLSLQKGRHATVILDGSTRSSLSVNNWRNLHTLLVVYGGNMFDSFPLDSFQQFNYLRAMDLRGNGSIVELPREVGEFIHLRYLNLSACWRLVTLPETISELCNLQTLDVRRCFHLAKLPQGIRSLINLRHLQIAGCLRMCRGLPKGVGRLTSLRTLSCFIVGDENGSDVCKIEEMRNLKELRELEITGLGKVEDAGEAEKAELKNKKQLYGLSLDFQPCRQPVVVKEVAEALQPHPNLKSLRIRWYEVKEWPRWTMEPSLPQLTQLFLSFCGKCQCLPPLGDLPLLERLEIEWMGQVKYVGGEFLGSSSKIAFPRLKHLSFVFMLEWENWEVKEEKGRKVMPCLLSLEIEDSPKLTAVPDLLLQRTPPIKIKWDKEEIGGSS; encoded by the coding sequence ATGGCGGATGCTCTCCTTTATATTGTCTTAGACCGGTTGGGTTCTCTTATCCAACAACAAATTCATCAGGAAGTTTCTCTGGTTGTGGGTGTTGAAACAGATATCCAAAGCCTCACCGACACACTCCAGATTGTCAGAGCTAATTTTGCAGATGCAGAGAAGAGACAAGTGAAGGACGAACTTGTCAAAGTTTGGTTGCAGAAGCTTAAAGACATCGCCTACCAAATGGACGACGTGCTGGATGAGTGGAGCACTTCCCTTCTCAAATCTCAGATTGAGAGAGCCGAAAGCCCTTCCATGTCCAAGAAGAAGGTAAGCTCCTGCATCCCCTCCCCTTGCATCTGTTTCAAACGAGTTGCTGGCCGTCGTGACATTGCTCTTAAGATTAAGGATATTAAACGGCAAGTGGATGACACTGCAAACCAAAGCAGTCGGTTCAATTTTACATCCAGATTTAGTAACGAGGAACCACAGAAGCTTATAACTATCTCTGCAGTTGAAATTTCAGAGGTATGGGGTCGGGATAAGGACAGGGACACCATACTCAGGCAGCTGTTGGGTAAGAGTTGTGAACAAAACTTGGGCCTCTACACTATCTCCGTGGTTGGGATGGGAGGTATCGGCAAAACAACTCTCGCTCAACTAGCCTTTAACCACGATGAGGTGAAGGctcattttgataaaagaatCTGGGTCTGCGTCTCTGATCCTTTTGTCCCAATAAGAATTTTGAGAGCTATTCTTGAAGCCCTCCAAGGCCAGTCTTCTGATCTCCATGATCCTGAAGCTctacaacaaaaaattcaagaatCTATTGATGGGAAAAAGTTTCTCCTTGTGCTGGATGATGTGTGGACCAAAGACTATCAGTTGTGGGAACAACTCAAGAATTGTCTCAAGTGTGGAGGTGGTGGGAGTAGAATTTTAGTGACCACTCGCAATGAGAGCGTTGCTAGGATGATGAGAAGCACATACATGCACTCCTTAGGAAGCTTACCATTAGAGCAATGTCGGGCATTATTTTCCCAAATAGCTTTTTGGGGGGAGAGTAACGACAAAATTGAAGAACTAGAAGAAATTGGCAAAAAAATAGCAGACAAGTGTAAGGGGTTACCTCTTGCCGTTAAAGCTTTAGGGAGTCTGATGCggtccaaaaataataaagaggaCTGGGAGAATGTTTTGAATAGTGAAATGTGGGAATTGGATGTTTTTGAGGAAACACTGTCCCCTGCCTTGTTGTTGAGTTATTATGATCTGCCCCCGCCACTTAAACTGTGCTTCTCATACTGTGCGGTCTTTCCCAAAGATCGCACCATTCAAATAGACGACTTGATTAAGTTGTGGATGGCACAAAGCTACCTCAACTCTAAGGCAGGCAGAGAGATGGAGACAGTTGGGAGAGAGTACTTTGAAAACTTAGCAGCTCGGTCTTTCTTCcaagattttgagaaagatgtGGAGGGTAACATAGTAAGGTGCAAGATGCATGATATAGTGCATGACTTTGCTCAATTTTTGACCAACAATGAATGCCTAATTGTGGAGGATGATTGTGAAAACCTAAAGACAAACTTGTCCCTTCAAAAGGGTCGTCATGCAACTGTAATTCTGGATGGAAGTACCAGATCCTCTCTCTCCGTCAATAACTGGAGGAATTTACACACACTTTTAGTCGTGTACGGGGGGAATATGTTTGACTCATTTCCACTTGATTCATTCCAGCAATTCAACTATCTTAGAGCAATGGATTTGAGAGGCAATGGCTCAATTGTAGAACTCCCAAGGGAGGTGGGTGAATTCATACATTTGAGGTACCTTAATCTATCAGCTTGTTGGAGATTGGTAACATTGCCCGAAACAATCAGTGAGTTATGCAATCTGCAAACCTTAGATGTTCGGCGTTGTTTTCATCTTGCAAAACTACCTCAAGGGATAAGAAGTCTAATTAATTTGAGACATCTTCAAATTGCAGGCTGTCTTCGTATGTGCAGAGGCCTGCCTAAGGGAGTCGGAAGATTAACATCTCTTCGAACCTTATCCTGTTTTATTGTTGGTGATGAGAATGGAAGTGATGTGTGCAAAATAGAAGAAATGAGAAACTTGAAGGAGCTTAGAGAGCTTGAAATAACAGGATTGGGCAAAGTGGAAGATGCAGGGGAGGCTGAAAAGGCAGAATTGAAGAATAAGAAACAGCTCTATGGTCTGTCATTAGATTTCCAACCATGCCGTCAACCAGTAGTGGTGAAGGAAGTGGCTGAAGCCCTACAACCCCATCCAAACTTAAAATCTCTGCGCATAAGATGGTATGAAGTCAAGGAATGGCCCAGGTGGACGATGGAGCCATCATTACCCCAACTAACACaacttttcctttcattttgtGGTAAATGTCAGTGCTTGCCTCCTCTGGGGGATCTCCCACTTCTCGAGAGATTGGAAATAGAATGGATGGGGCAAGTGAAATATGTTGGTGGTGAGTTCTTGGGATCATCATCAAAAATTGCATTTCCAAGGTTGAAGCATCTGTCTTTTGTATTCATGTTAGAGTGGGAAAATTGGgaagtaaaagaagaaaaagggagGAAAGTAATGCCATGTCTTCTTTCCTTGGAAATAGAAGATAGTCCAAAGCTTACGGCAGTACCGGACCTCCTGCTCCAGAGGACACCACCAATTAAAATAAAGTGGGATAAAGAGGAAATAGGTGGAAGCTCTTAA